The Saccharopolyspora gloriosae genome has a segment encoding these proteins:
- a CDS encoding ISL3 family transposase: MFSGLSALSIEGVEDAGDVIVVRASTRGDVVACPACGTPTGRVHALHERVPADVPVDGRRVLVRLRIRRMRCPVTECTRQTFREQVPGLIERYQRRTVRLGEQVRSIVRELAGRASARLLPAIGIVLGRDTAVRVLLGIPLPDHAVPRVLGIDDFALRRCHDYATVLIDADTGTRIDVLPGRGAEVVAGWLRAHPGVEVVCRDGSAAYAQAVRDALPQAIQVADRWHLWHGLCDAAGKEVAAHSACWAAATGLRQGKLAETTLQRWQQIHALLEAGVGLLDCSRRLGLALNTVKRYARAAAPERIQRVPKYRACMVDPYRNHLRARREQEPGVGATALLGEIRALGYNGSQNLLVRYLNQGRHLDERPHLSPRRASRLLLTRPENLTERQHERLEALATACPEMAALASVVRSFAALLTPCKDNPARLAAWTTAAREADLPHVHSFTRGIEGDINAVTAAITLDHHNGRTEGVNTKTKLLKRQMYGRASIKLLRHRILLG; the protein is encoded by the coding sequence GTGTTCTCGGGGCTTTCGGCGTTGTCCATCGAGGGCGTCGAGGACGCTGGCGATGTGATCGTGGTACGGGCATCAACCAGGGGCGATGTGGTGGCATGTCCTGCTTGTGGGACGCCGACGGGCCGGGTTCATGCCCTCCACGAGCGGGTCCCCGCGGATGTGCCGGTCGATGGACGTCGGGTGCTGGTGAGGTTGCGGATACGCCGGATGCGATGCCCTGTCACCGAGTGCACGCGCCAGACCTTCCGGGAGCAAGTACCGGGCTTGATCGAGCGATACCAGCGACGCACCGTACGGCTCGGTGAACAGGTTCGCAGTATCGTGCGCGAGCTTGCTGGCAGGGCCTCTGCCCGGTTGCTGCCCGCGATCGGGATCGTCCTCGGGCGGGACACCGCTGTGCGTGTTCTGCTGGGCATCCCGTTACCGGATCACGCGGTGCCGCGAGTGCTGGGGATCGATGATTTCGCCCTGCGCAGGTGTCATGACTACGCCACCGTGTTGATCGATGCCGACACCGGCACCCGGATCGACGTGCTGCCCGGGCGCGGTGCCGAGGTAGTGGCCGGTTGGCTGCGGGCGCATCCAGGAGTCGAGGTCGTGTGCCGGGACGGTTCGGCAGCCTATGCGCAGGCCGTGCGGGATGCGCTGCCGCAAGCGATCCAAGTCGCCGACCGATGGCATCTCTGGCACGGCCTATGCGACGCCGCGGGCAAAGAGGTCGCAGCCCACAGCGCGTGCTGGGCCGCGGCCACGGGACTACGCCAGGGAAAGCTTGCCGAGACCACCCTCCAGCGGTGGCAGCAGATCCATGCCCTACTCGAGGCCGGAGTGGGACTGCTGGATTGCTCACGCCGCCTTGGCCTGGCGCTGAATACCGTCAAGCGATACGCCCGCGCAGCCGCACCGGAGCGCATCCAGCGTGTCCCCAAGTACCGGGCCTGCATGGTCGACCCGTACCGGAACCACCTACGCGCCCGCCGTGAACAGGAGCCGGGTGTAGGGGCCACCGCGCTGCTGGGCGAAATCCGTGCTCTGGGCTACAACGGCAGCCAGAACCTCCTCGTGCGGTACCTGAACCAGGGGCGACATCTCGACGAGCGTCCGCACCTTTCGCCACGCCGGGCCAGCCGGCTGCTGCTGACCCGGCCCGAGAATCTCACCGAACGGCAACACGAACGACTCGAAGCTCTGGCCACGGCCTGCCCCGAAATGGCGGCGCTGGCCAGTGTTGTGCGTTCCTTCGCCGCCCTGCTCACTCCCTGCAAGGACAACCCGGCCCGGTTGGCGGCATGGACCACCGCCGCACGCGAGGCGGATCTACCCCACGTCCATTCCTTCACCCGAGGCATTGAAGGGGACATCAACGCCGTCACCGCTGCGATCACCCTCGATCACCATAACGGGCGAACCGAAGGCGTGAACACCAAAACGAAGCTGCTCAAGCGACAGATGTACGGAAGAGCCAGCATCAAGCTCCTGCGCCACCGCATCCTCCTCGGATAA
- a CDS encoding TcmI family type II polyketide cyclase, with the protein MSEPVERTLMVARMPESNARRVEELFTESDATGLPERLGVRHRSLFRFHGVYAYLIEATPGLGDRLRWARALLASAPTSTNW; encoded by the coding sequence ATGAGTGAACCGGTCGAGCGCACGCTGATGGTGGCGCGGATGCCCGAGTCGAACGCGCGGCGGGTCGAGGAGCTGTTCACCGAGTCCGACGCGACCGGGCTGCCGGAGCGGCTGGGGGTACGGCATCGCTCGCTGTTCCGGTTCCACGGCGTGTACGCATATCTGATCGAGGCCACACCGGGACTGGGTGATCGCCTTCGATGGGCACGGGCTTTGCTCGCATCAGCGCCGACGTCGACGAACTGGTGA
- a CDS encoding DegT/DnrJ/EryC1/StrS family aminotransferase, whose translation MGNSLAILGGAQVSNRQWPRWPQPGPRALKNLEDVLNSGRWTLSCAYQGRPSYEQRFAAAFAEYCGAEYCVPTSTGSASLAIALEACDVGAFDEVVVPGLSWVASASAVLGINAVPVLVDVDPATYCVDPGAVASAITGRTRAITIVHAYSAVADLAALTAVARQHGIPLIEDCAHAHGATYQGRAVGTFGDAGAFSMQGSKLLTSGEGGAIITNDPEVADRAGHLGSDGRMRSRSQLSVGGMELLETGRIMGSNSCLSEFHAALLLDQLDLVDEMHKRRRESSAYLDQQLAELGCVGQATTEGTTGRTYYRYAVKLPEAALEVASVATIIEALSAELGFRLLETYRPLNDNVLYRPTTRRRFSISPDYLEQVNPQRFDLPVTTSINDSVVTFGHEILLAPPEAMEEIVSAFNKVLSNIGDIAG comes from the coding sequence ATGGGCAATTCTTTGGCAATTCTCGGCGGGGCGCAGGTCAGTAATCGTCAATGGCCTCGCTGGCCACAGCCAGGACCGCGCGCTCTCAAGAACCTGGAAGATGTCCTGAACAGTGGACGATGGACACTGAGCTGCGCCTACCAGGGCAGGCCGTCCTATGAGCAGCGATTCGCGGCCGCGTTCGCCGAGTACTGCGGTGCCGAATACTGCGTGCCGACCTCGACCGGGTCCGCCAGCCTGGCGATCGCCTTGGAGGCATGCGACGTGGGCGCCTTCGACGAGGTCGTGGTCCCCGGCCTGAGCTGGGTGGCGTCAGCCTCCGCGGTACTGGGCATCAACGCGGTTCCCGTGCTCGTCGACGTCGATCCGGCGACCTACTGTGTCGACCCTGGAGCGGTCGCTTCGGCGATCACCGGGCGGACCCGCGCCATCACCATCGTGCACGCGTACTCGGCTGTCGCCGATCTCGCCGCGTTGACGGCTGTTGCACGTCAACATGGCATTCCGCTCATCGAGGACTGCGCCCACGCGCACGGTGCGACCTACCAGGGCCGGGCAGTCGGCACGTTCGGGGACGCGGGCGCTTTCAGTATGCAGGGGTCCAAACTGTTGACCTCCGGCGAGGGCGGCGCGATCATCACCAACGACCCCGAGGTCGCGGACAGGGCGGGCCACCTGGGTTCCGACGGCCGGATGCGCAGCCGCTCGCAGCTGAGCGTGGGTGGTATGGAACTGCTCGAAACCGGGCGGATCATGGGCAGCAACTCCTGCCTGTCCGAGTTTCACGCGGCACTCCTGCTCGATCAGCTCGATCTCGTCGACGAGATGCACAAGCGCAGGCGGGAGTCATCGGCATATCTCGATCAGCAGTTGGCCGAACTGGGGTGCGTCGGCCAGGCGACGACTGAAGGAACGACAGGACGCACCTACTATCGATATGCGGTGAAACTGCCAGAAGCGGCACTGGAGGTCGCTTCCGTCGCGACTATAATCGAGGCTCTGTCCGCCGAGCTGGGGTTCCGCTTGCTGGAGACATACCGGCCGCTCAACGACAATGTACTGTACCGGCCGACGACACGACGCAGATTTTCCATAAGCCCGGACTATCTGGAGCAGGTGAATCCGCAAAGATTTGATCTCCCGGTGACGACGAGTATCAATGACAGCGTAGTGACCTTCGGTCACGAAATATTGCTCGCACCGCCCGAGGCGATGGAAGAAATAGTGTCCGCCTTCAACAAGGTCCTGTCCAATATAGGCGACATCGCCGGGTAA
- a CDS encoding inosamine-phosphate amidinotransferase 1 encodes MYNEWDPLEEIIVGTATGARVPRVDRSVYTVEFAGRYDRQDEVPSGLYPDRVIQETEAELQNLCEELEKIGVVVRRPGQRETAAEITTPDWSTDGFHDYCPRDGLLAIGDLVIETPMALRARFLESLAYKDLLLEYFASGARWISAPKPRLLDEMFEPAAPAGERLQNLEPVFDAANIMRVGTDVLYLVSDSGNELGWQWLQAVLGKKYTVHPCRNLYSSTHVDSTVVPLRPGLVLVNPSRVNDDNMPDFLRSWNVLHCPEPVDIGFTGDRPHCSVWIAMNLLMVRPDLAVVDRRQTDLMRLLEKNGIDVLPLQLTHSRTLSGGFHCVTMDVRRSGSLETYQF; translated from the coding sequence GTGTACAACGAGTGGGATCCGCTGGAAGAGATTATCGTCGGCACGGCCACGGGTGCGCGGGTCCCGCGAGTCGATCGGAGCGTCTATACCGTCGAATTCGCCGGGCGTTACGATCGTCAGGACGAGGTGCCGTCGGGCCTGTACCCGGACCGGGTGATTCAGGAGACCGAGGCGGAACTGCAGAACCTGTGCGAGGAACTGGAGAAGATCGGCGTCGTGGTACGGCGTCCGGGGCAACGGGAAACCGCTGCGGAAATCACCACCCCGGACTGGTCGACCGACGGCTTCCATGACTACTGCCCGCGCGATGGTCTGCTCGCCATCGGTGACCTCGTTATCGAGACACCGATGGCACTGCGTGCGCGTTTCCTCGAGTCACTCGCGTACAAGGATCTGTTGCTCGAGTACTTCGCAAGCGGAGCCCGCTGGATTTCGGCGCCCAAACCCCGATTGCTGGACGAGATGTTCGAGCCGGCGGCACCCGCCGGTGAGCGGCTGCAGAATCTGGAGCCGGTGTTCGACGCGGCCAACATCATGCGCGTCGGCACCGATGTGCTCTACCTGGTGTCCGACAGCGGTAACGAGCTGGGCTGGCAGTGGCTGCAGGCGGTGCTGGGGAAGAAATACACAGTCCACCCCTGCCGGAATCTCTATTCGTCGACGCATGTCGACTCGACCGTCGTGCCGTTGCGGCCCGGCTTGGTGCTTGTCAATCCGTCACGGGTGAACGACGACAACATGCCTGATTTCCTCCGCTCGTGGAATGTGCTGCACTGCCCGGAGCCGGTGGACATCGGCTTCACCGGTGATCGGCCACACTGTTCGGTCTGGATCGCGATGAATCTTTTGATGGTCCGGCCGGATCTGGCGGTCGTCGATCGCCGCCAGACCGATCTCATGCGCCTGTTGGAGAAGAACGGCATCGACGTGTTGCCACTCCAGCTCACGCACTCCAGGACACTGAGCGGCGGGTTTCACTGCGTGACCATGGACGTGCGGCGCTCCGGTTCACTGGAAACGTATCAATTCTGA
- a CDS encoding glycosyltransferase, with protein sequence MSGQKSLFAAYNQLFDQAAADDQCSGIVLLHDDVELQKNPVDVAGPVLEDPSVGVLGTLGGSNTVSLAWWNEKSERRGRITDYNKAHEHGGDRYEVDSLDDVILVASRWVIENIRFPEGRYVGFEGLGVVIATMVRAAGKRVIVEDLRDVIHHNAGRGFNGLGDWRRNELRWQREFFRLSALERLSNHLEDLALPALPVRVGARRLALRLAGRHQQVSDGESGDPAIDAIVDGWYRRCRSLRGRMIV encoded by the coding sequence GTGAGCGGTCAGAAGTCCTTGTTCGCCGCGTACAACCAGCTCTTCGATCAGGCCGCCGCGGACGACCAGTGCAGCGGAATCGTGCTTCTGCACGATGATGTCGAGTTGCAGAAGAACCCGGTCGATGTGGCTGGTCCGGTTCTCGAGGATCCTTCGGTGGGTGTGCTCGGCACGCTCGGCGGATCGAACACCGTGTCACTGGCCTGGTGGAACGAAAAATCCGAACGGCGGGGTCGTATCACCGACTACAATAAGGCGCACGAGCATGGGGGCGATCGCTACGAAGTCGATTCGCTTGATGACGTGATCCTGGTTGCTTCTCGTTGGGTCATCGAGAATATTCGATTTCCAGAGGGCAGGTACGTCGGATTCGAGGGACTGGGCGTCGTCATCGCCACCATGGTGAGAGCCGCCGGGAAACGTGTGATTGTCGAGGACCTGCGGGACGTCATACACCACAATGCCGGCCGCGGGTTCAATGGCCTCGGAGACTGGCGTCGCAACGAACTGCGGTGGCAGCGGGAGTTCTTCCGGTTGAGTGCGCTGGAGCGACTGAGCAACCATTTGGAGGACCTCGCCCTGCCCGCCCTGCCCGTGCGTGTCGGCGCGCGCCGGCTGGCTCTGCGCCTTGCCGGTCGTCACCAACAGGTCAGTGACGGTGAGTCAGGTGATCCCGCGATCGACGCGATCGTGGACGGTTGGTACCGCAGGTGCCGGAGCCTGCGCGGCCGAATGATCGTGTAA